A stretch of DNA from Catenulispora acidiphila DSM 44928:
CCGACGTGGTGCTGATGGACATCCGCATGCCCGGCATGGACGGCCTGGAGGCGACCCGGCTGATCATGGCAGAGAACGCCGCAGCCATCACCTCCGCCATCGACGCCCCCCGCGAGACACCCCGCATCATCATCCTGACAACATTCGACCTCGACCAGTACGTCTACGCCGCGATCACCGCCGGCGCCAGCGGATTCCTCCTCAAAGACGTCAGCCCGGAGCACCTCGTCGCCGCCGTCCACATGGTCCGCGCCGGCGACGCGATGCTGGCCCCGGCAATCACCCGCCGCCTCGTCGAACGCTTCGCCGTCCCCACGGTGAACCCCCGCACCGAAGCCCTCCACAAGGACCTCGCGACACTGACCCCCCGCGAGCGCGAAGTACTCGGCCTCCTGGGCCGCGGACTGTCGAACGCGGAGCTGGCAGCGCGCTTCCACCTCTCGGAGGCGACGGTGAAGACGCATGTCGCACGGATCCTGGCGAAGCTGAATCTGCGCGACCGGGCTCAGGCTGTGGTCGTGGCGTACGAGACGGGGCTGATCAAGCCGGGCGTGGCCTGATCGGTTTCTGGGCGGTGTGGGGCGGCCGGGCGGGAGGGTTGGTGGGTTTTTAAAGCTTTTTACGTCTTCGAGCATGGTTTGATGGCCTCGCAGGGGGCGCAGTTCGGTGGTGGGTATCTGGGTAGCGTCGGCGGCCGGCGGTTATGGCTGTTCACGACCGCGCGTAGGTCCGAGTCACTGCGCACACTTTGGACTTGGCGGGTGTCTGCCGCGTTTGAGGGGCACCGAAAGTCAAGGCCAAGGGCAGGCGCCTCCGGCGGGGCACTCTGCAACGGGGGGTCGGGCCGGGTTGGACTGTTCGGCGGCGGTCCTGCTTGTGGTCACCTTTGTCCCGGATCCCTCATCGCTGTCGTCGCCGTAGACGACACCGCCAGTCCGCAATGATTGGCAGAGCCCGCCGACAGCGACAAGGGATCCGGGACAACACCAGCCCCAACGTGTGCGCAGTGACTCGGACCTGCGCGGTCGTGAACAGCCTCCACCGCCGGCCGCCGACGCTACTCAGATATCTGCCACCGCACTGCGTCCCCTGCGAGGCCATCGAACCATGCTCGAAGACGTAAAAAGCTTCTCAAAGCCCACCAACCAACCGCACCAACCCCACTTAGCCGCACCCCACTCAGCCGCACCCCACCCGCGCATCAGTCGCCAGCGCCCGAAACGCCGGACGCCGCCGCGGACCCCATCCGCGGCGGCGCCATAGCCGGCGTCGTCTCCTCAGCCGGCTGCTCCGGACGCGCCTGCGCCCACGGGCTCGTCTTCGTGCTTCACGGTGCACACCAGGTGGTCGTCGGCCTCGTCGGCGACGATGGTGTCGCCTGGGTGTGTGTCGCCGGACAGCAGGAGGGTGGCGACCTTGTTGTCCAGCTCGGATTGGATCGTGCGGCGTAGTGGCCGTGCGCCGAACTCCGGCTTGTAGCCGCGTTCGACCAGCCAGTTCTTCGCCTTCTCGGTGACCTCCAGTCCGAGTTCCTGCGCCTTGAGGCGGCGGCGGGAGCTGTCGAGCATCAGGTCCACGATGTTGCCCATCTCGGGCTTGCCGAGGCTGTGGAAGATCACCACTTCGTCGAGCCGGTTGATGAACTCTGGCGGGAAGAAGCTGCGGACCTGGTCCATCAGCTGGTCGCGGATCTCGTCGGTGTCGCCCATGTGCGCGAGGATCAGCTGGCTGCCGATGTTGGAGGTCATGATGACCACCGTGTGGCGGAAGTCGACGGTGCGGCCCTGCGCGTCGGTGAGGCGGCCGTCGTCGAGGACCTGGAGGAGGGTGTTGAAGATGTCCGGGTGCGCCTTCTCCACCTCGTCGAACAGGATCACCGAATAGGGCTTGCGGCGTACGCGCTCGGTGAGCTGGCCGGCCTCCTCGTAGCCGACGTATCCGGGCGGGGAGCCCAGCAGGCGGGAGACCGTGTGCTTCTCCTGGAACTCGCTCATGTCGAAGCGGATCAGCCGGTCCTCGTCGCCGAACAGCAGCTCGGCGAGGGCCTTGGCGAGTTCGGTCTTGCCCACGCCGGTGGGTCCGAGGAACAGGAACGAGCCGGTCGGGCGGTTCGGGTCGCCCATGCCGGCGCGCGAGCGGCGGACCGCCTCGGCGATCGCGGTGACCGCCTCCTCCTGCCCGACCACGCGGTCGTGCAGGGCGTCCTCCAGCTTCAGCAGGCGGGTGCGCTCGTCCTCGTTCAGCTGCGCGACCGGGATGCCGGTGCGGCGGGAGACGACTTCGGCGATGTCCTTCTCGGTCACCTTCAGCGTGCCCTCGCGGCGTTCCTCGATGGTGGCGACCTCGTCGTTCAGTTCCTCGATCCGCGCCTTGAGATCCTTGGCGCGGTCGTAGTTCTCCGCGGACACCGCCTCGTCGCGCTCGCGGGTGAGCTTGGCCAGCTTGTCCTCGCGCTCGATGGCCTCGGTGGACTTGCCCAGGTTGCGCAGCCGGATGCGCGCGCCGGCCTGGTCGATCAGGTCGATCGCCTTGTCCGGCAGGAAGCGGTCGGAAATGTAGCGGTCCGACATCAGCGCCGCCGCCGCGAGCGCCTCGTCGGTGAACTTCACGCCGTGGTGCGCCTCGTAGCGGTCGCGCAGGCCCTCCAGGATCTCGATGGTCTCCTCGACCGTGGGCTCGGCGATCAGCACCGGCTGGAAGCGCCGCTCCAGCGCGGCGTCCTTCTCGATGTTCTTGCGGTACTCGTCGATGGTCGTGGCGCCGATGACGTTCAGCTCGCCGCGCGACAGCGCCGGCTTCATGATGTTGCCGGCGTCCATGGAACCCTCGCCGCCGGAGCCCGCGCCGACGACCGTGTGGAGCTCGTCGATGAACAGGATCGTGGAGTCGGCGGCCTTGCCGACCTCGTCGATGACGTTCTTCAGCCGCTCCTCGAACTCCCCGCGGTACTTCGACCCGGCGACCAGGGCGGCCAGGTCCAGCATCACGACCCGCTTGCCCTCCAGCGTCGTCGGCACGTCGCCGGAGACGATGCGCTGCGCCAGACCCTCCACGATCGCCGTCTTGCCGACGCCGGGATCGCCGATCAGCACCGGGTTGTTCTTGGTGCGCCGGGACAGCACCTCGACGGTCTGCTCGATCTCGTCGGCGCGGCCCACCACCGGGTCGAGCTTGCCGGCCTTGGCGTCCTCGGTCATGTCCCGGCCGTACTCGTCCAGCGTCGGAGTGTCCGACGGCTGCTCCGGACCGGTGGGCATGCCCTCGGCGCGCGAAGCCTTCGTGATGCGCTTGCCCAGGTCCTTGGCGTCCACCTGCGTGGTGTTCAGCACGTGCCCGGCGCCGGAGTCCTGGTCCTCGGTCAGCGCCGCCAGGATGTGCTGCGGCCCGATGTACGTCGAGCCGGAGCTCCGAGACAGCTCGTGAGCGCGCATCAGCACGCGCTTGGCAGCCGGCGTGAGCCCGGGCTCAGCCGACGGCGTGCTCCCGGAGGCCGGCAGCGACTTCTTGATCGTCTGCGCCAGCCGGTCCGGGTCGACGTTGGCCGCGGCCAGGATGCCGCGCGTCGGCTCGACCTGCGTCGCCGCCCAGAGCAGGTGCTCGGTGTCGAGGTCGGAGCTGCCGTCCTGGCCCGCGCGCTGCGAGGCGGTGGAGATCAGCTCCCGCGCCGAGTCGGTCAGCAGCTGCCCGATCGGCACGCGCTGGACCCGCGGGGGCGAGAACTCCGGTGACATCCCGAAGAACCGGTTGAGCAGGTCGTTGAAGGGATCGTCGGAACGGTCGAAGAAGCCGCCGTAGGAGCTCATGGACATGAATCCAGACAACACCCCATAAGGGAGGTGCGCGCGGCGAGACTGCGCCGAGCGGGTAGGCGCCTATTACTGCGGCCATTACTGCGCCTACTACTGCGGCGATGCTAGGGATTCCGGAGATTCCGCCAAGGCACCCTCGGCGAGAGCGAGCGCCAGCTCCCTCCCCGGGCAGGCACGCGGTCCGCTGCCGAACGTGAGCCCGACCGGTCCGACTTCCAGAAGTACTGACGCGCCCTGGGGAATCTCGACTGTCCCTACCTCCGTGGCCTCGAGCGCGACGCGCCGCATGACCTGAACCGGCGGCTTGCCGGAGCCGTCCCGGGCGGCGGCGATCAAGGCCGCGGTGGCGTCGCACGCCTGGATGAGGATGCCCACCCGGTTCGCAGCCTGCTCCGGATCGCCAGCGCGCATCAGCGGCAGGAGCAGCTTCACGGCGTCGTCCGCAGCCGGGTCCTCCCCGCCGAAGTAATTCGCGGCCACGGTGCACAACGCGTCGATCGCGGCATCGTCCAGCTCCGGCAGGCGCATCGCTCGCGCGAGGGCTCGCAGGACGCGCGTCCGGTCGTCGCCGAACCGGCCGGTGGCCAGGCGGCGCAGCTCGTTCCCGTCGATGCGCGCCAACTCCGCTTCGACATACGCACGCCGGCGCGCGTGAACCGTGCCGTGCGCGAACCGCGCGACCGTGGCACGCAGCCACGCCATAGACCCCTCGGGCCCGGACTCCGCAGGCAGCGGGACCAGCAGCGGATCGGCCAGCGCGGTTTCGATGTCGGCGCGCGCCGTGAAAGTCACCATGCCCCGAACCTACGGCCGGGTCGTTTCGGCGCACCCCGAAGCATCCCGCGACGCACCGAATCCCCAGCTCCGAGCGCTTGACGCGCGCCCGCGCCCCGGGCCGGGTAGCGTCTGGGGCATGTCGATCCCAGGAGTCGATCCGAGCGTCCCGCCGAGCGGTACCGGTTGCGTCGAGTGCGACGAGAGCGGCGGCTGGTGGGTGCACCTTCGCCGCTGTGCGCAGTGCGGCCACGTCGGCTGCTGCGACAACTCGCCGGAGCAGCACGGCCGCAAGCACGCCGCCTCGAGCGGCCACAGCATGATCACCAGTTTCGAGCCCGGCGAGGACTGGTTCTACGACTTCAGCAACGACAACTTCTACGAGTCCGGTCCCGAGCTCGCGCCGCCGGACAGCCACCCGGCCGACCAGCCGGTGCCCGGACCGAAGGGCCGCGTGCCGGTCGACTGGCAGACCAAGATGAACGCCTAGCCCGAACGCTCGACCGCACACCGCCTGGAGTCTTCTCCCCCGACCCCGCTAGATTCGCCGCCATGGACCGGATCGAGCGGGGTCAGTTGAAGGTCATGCCCATCCACGCCGTGACCGAGGTCTACGGCGAGGCCGGGCTGCGCATGCTCTTCGAGATCGAGAGCGAGGCGTTCCCCGACGAGGAGCGCGCGACGCTGCTGCGTGCCGAGCGCGTCGCCTCGCGCCTGCACGCCGCGGACAAGCGAGTGCGCGAGCCGTATGCCAACCATCTGCTTCGCGTGGCGATCCGCATCGTCCGCCACTACCACGTGCACGACGTCGAAGTGCTCTGCGCCGCACTCCTGCACGACGCCGTCGAAGACCACCCCCGCGACCTCGCCGATCTGGCGAGCGACGCCGAACGCGGCGCGGGGGAGCGCGAGGCGGCGCTGACGATGCTCGGCCGCGCCTTCACCCCGCGTGTCGCGGACCTGATAGCCGCCGTCACCAACCCCGACTACGACCCCGAGCGCGACCGCCAGGAGCAGTACCGCGAGCACGTCGTGGAGAGCCTGGAAGCGCATCCGTGGGCACGCGTCATCAAGCTGTCCGACTTCACCGACAACGGCGTCGGCATCATCCACACCACCGGCCCGAAGGTCCGTAAGGCCTCTGCGAAGTACGCGCCGCTCGTCCCGCAGCTGCGCGAATTCGCCCTGTGCGCCGACACCCCGCTCGACGACGACGTGAAGCAGCACATCGCCAGCCAGCTCGACCTTGCCGCCGAACGTTTCCGCGCCATCCTCGAGTAGCTCCGGCAGCCCCGCCGTCGGCGGCATCCGGCGCGTCCTACCCACCCCACCTCTGTGCGCCGGGTCCCGCTGACCTCAGCTCCGGTGCCGGCGCACGAGCCCGTCGAGGCTCACCTGGTAGCCGCCGTCGGCCGTCTGCCCCAAGCAGTACGACGTCGGGTACCACCCGCTGCGCTGCCACGCCGCGGGCTGCGCCACCGGCTGGCACTGGCGCGGTCCGCCGGCCGGCGTCTGCCGCAGCGCGTCGCGCTGGATCATCGGCTCCAGGAAGGCGATGCGGCCGTCGAGCGAGCCGTACACGAAGGTCGCGCCGTTCTTGAAGCCGGCGTCGTTGTCGAGGTGGTCGCCCATAGCGACCTCCACGGTCTGCTTCAGCGCGGGCGGATACCCGCTGGGGACGTACTTCGCGGGCAGCGGCGCGGCGACCTCCGGGACCTGGTCGCACGCCACGAGCTGACCGCACGTGCCGTAGCCGATCGCGTCCACCGCCGAGCGCGGCACGACGTAGAAGTGCATGTCGAAGTGCGGCGTGTCGTACATGCCGACCGGCCCATGACCCGACGGGTTCCAGTTCAGCAGGACCCAGCGATAGGGCGCCGGCGCGTCCGACGGCAGATGCAGCGGCAGGTAGTAGCCGCCCGCGCATTCGGTGACGGGGTTGATGCGGCCGTCGCCGTTGACGTCGTAGCAGTGGTGCCCGTCGGTCGGCGGCGAGGCGGGCAGGGATTCGGTCGCCGCAGCATCGACGACCACGCCGATCTCCAACGGCGTGGAGCCTTCGGAGACGAGGTAGGTCCGCGCAGTCCCGGCGCCGAGGCGCACCGGCGGACCGTACTCGGTGTGGGACGCACGCGCCGCGGCGCTGGCGGCGGGCACGGACAGCGCGCCGAGGGCGGCGATCGAGGCCGCGGTGAGGGCGAGGACGGCGTGCCGCAGCGTGCTGCGCATGGTTCCGGCTCCCGAGGTCGGCGATGGGTCGGCATCGGGGTTCTTGGCCGATGCACCGGCGGTTACACGGTTCGGGCCCGACAGTTCACTCGTCCGGCCTCAGAGCCTGAGCCGAAGGCCGTCGCGTGACCTAGTCGCGCAACGCCCGCCAGCCGACGACGGCGGCCAGCCCGAGCGCGATGCCCGAGATGGAGAACCCCTCGCGCGGTCCGACGTACTGCACCACCGCCGCGACGCCGAACCCGGTGATCGGCGCGGTCCCCATCATCGCCACGCCCCACAGGCTCATCACCCGGCCGCGCATGTCCGGCGCGCACCGCAACTGCGCCAGGGTGTTGGCCGAGGCGATGAACCAGATCGACGTCAGGCCGAGGGCCACCATCCCCACCAACGCGACCGCCATCACCGGCGCCACCGCGGTCCCGATCACCGCCGCCGCGGTCGCCAGCGCGAGCCAGCGCACGCGGCGGCCGGTCGGCTCGGGTTGGGCGGCGGCCAGCAGCGCCCCGGGCAGCCCGCCGACGCCGAACGCCGCCATCATCGCGCCGTACCCGCCGCCGCCCTGGTGCAGAGCACGCTGGACCAGCGGCGGCAGCGCGATACCCATGCCGAAGATCAAGCCGGAAGCCGTCGACATCGGAAGCAGAGCCCTGATGACCGGCGAGCGGAACGCGTAGCGGATGCCGTCACGCGCGGCGCCCCGGGCACGTCCGCGCGTCCGAACCTGCGCGGTCGTCCGGGGCTTCATCCGGAGCAGCACGATCAGCGGCGCCAGATAAGAAAACGCGTTCACGCCGAAGCACGCGGTGGCGCCGGGACCTGCGAGCAGCGCGCCGCCCAAGCCCGGACCCACGACCCGTGAGGTGTTCAGCGCCACCTCCCACAGCCCGACCGCGCTCGCGACGCCGTCGGCGCCGACCAGGTCCACGACGTACACCTGCCGCGCGGGCGAGTCCACGGCCATGGTCGTCCCGGCCAGCACCGAGGCGACCAGCACGTTCCACACCGCGAGCGTGTCGGTCGCGGCCAGGACGGTCAGCGCCGCGGCGATGCCCATCAGGACCGTCTGCGTGCCGATCAGCAGCCGCCGGCGATCCGCGTGGTCCACCACCGCCCCGGCCCACGCGCCGCCGATCAGCGTCGGGCCCATCGTGCACACCGTCAGTACGCTGAGCCACACCGCGTCGCCGGTCCGCTGCAGCATCCACCACGACAGCGCCACCCCCTGCGCCATCACCCCGGACGCCGACGTGATCTGCCCGGCGAACCACCACCGGAATTCGCGTTCGCGTAGCGCGCCGCCGATGCGGCCGAACACAGTGTCCTTGCGGATGTCTTCGGTGCCGACACCCGCTTCGATGGTCGAGGACAAGATCCCTCCCAGGGCCGGTCTAGACCATACTCCGAGCGGCCTGCCCGTCGGCGAGGTATTTCGACAGGTGGTCACCATGTGGTCCTTAGCGAGTCCGCCAAGAGACCCTTACCGCGCAACCAGTCGCAAAAGCGCCGCTCACCTTTACGATGACCGAGTGGGGATCACGGGGAGCGACAGCCCGCCTCGGCTGGCGCGCGGACTGGTGTTCGCCGTAGCCGCGGCGCTGCTGTCGGTGCACCTCATCAAGGCTGTGGGGCGCATTCCGAGCGATCCGGCGGCGGGTCTGACGATCATCGCGGCGTGCCTGGCGATTCTCGCGCTGGAGTTCCAGCCGCTGTCGTGGCGGCGGGTCGTGGCGCAGTTGGCGTGCGGCTTCGTGGCGGTCGTGCCGGCCGGAGCGTCGGTCGGGTTGCTGGCCGTGCCGGTCGGATCTGTGTTCCTGCAAGGGTTGTGGCCTCTGGTCCTACCTGTACTCGGCGCCACGGCGTGGGTACACGCGGTGCGGACGGACAGTGCGCGCGACACCGTCGACATGTGCGCCACGGTCCTGCTCGGCGGGATGGTCCTCTACGCGGTGACGACGCTGGCCGCCTTCGCCGCGCGCGTCCACGAGACCCGGCTGACGCTCGCCGCCGCAGCGGTGACCACCGAGCGCCTGCGCATCGCCGAGGGTCTGGACGCCGACCTGTCCTCAGGCCTGACCCGGATCCGGGACCTGGCGGCGAAGGGGGACCCGGACGTCCTGGACGGTCTGCTCGCCGACGCCCGCGCGACCCTCGCCGCGACCCGCGCGACCGCCGCCGATCTGCGCAGCCTGTCGCTGGCGCCGGAATCGGCCAGTGCCAGGGCCCTGCTTCAGTCGGCGGGGATCGGTGCGGACGTGGTCACCGGGCACACCGAGCCGCTCGGCCCGGCCGGAACCGTGCTGGCGACGGTATTGCGGGAGGCGGTGACGGCGGTGGTGCGGGTCGGGGACGCGCGGCACTGCCAGATCGTCACCGGGGAGGCCGCCGGACAGGTGACGCTGCGGGTGGTCAGCGACGGCGTGCGGACTGCTGCGCTCGGGACGGACGTGCTGGATGGTCTCGCGGAGCGGGTTCGTGCCAGCGGGGGACGGTTGGCGGCAGGGTTGGAGGCAGACGGTCGGTTCGCGGTCGAGGCGTCGGTGCCGGCCACGCCGTCGGCGGCGGAACCGGTGGACACGCCGGAGCTGCGGCGAGCGAGCGTGCTCTATTACGTGCTGCTGGCGGCGTTCTGTGTACGGACTCTGCTTTACGTCCCCGCTGCCCTGATCGCGCCGGCGTTGCTGGTGTTGGCGGTGCTGTGCACGCTGCAGGTCGTGTACTCGGTCCGGGACGAGAAGCGGCACAGCGAGGCGGCGCTCGTCCTGTTCGCGGCGCTGACCTTCGCGCCGATGCACGCCTTCGGGCAGAACTGGATCGCCTCCCTCGGGCTGCTGACAGGTTCGCTGTTGGTCGCGTTGCCTCTGCCGTTGGCGGTGCCGGTGGTCGCGGCGGCGCTGGGCGTCGGCGGCTTGCTGGCAGCCGCTGACGGCACGAGCGCGCTGTTGGCGATGCTGAACGCGCTGGTGACGTGTCTGATCGTGTACGGCATGCTCCGGTTGGCGCGCCTGGTGCGTGAGCTCCAGCAGGCGAATGACGGCTTGGCGCGCGCGGCGGTTGTGGGGGAGCGGCTGCGTGCGGCGCGGGATCTGCACGACCTGCTGGGGCATGGACTCGCGGCGATCCTGCTCAAGGCGGAGCTGGCCCGGCGGCTGCGCTCGACCGATCCCGCGCGTTGCCTGGCGGAGATCCGCGACGTGGAACGCTTGGCGGCGCAAGGCGAAAGCGAACTACGTGCCCTGACAGGCGGGTCGCGCGAGCTGTCGTTCGGCGACGAGTTGGCATCGGCATCGGCGGTGTTGGCGGCGGCAGATGTGGTGGTGGAGGTCGACGGCGACGAGCTTTCGCTGCCGCCGGACGCGGGAGCAGTGCTCGGCGTGGTGCTGCGCGAGGCGGTGACGAACGTACTGCGGCACAGCACCGCACGCCACGCACGGATCGCCGTCACGATGACCGAGAGCGCGGTGCGGCTGGAGGTGGAGAACGACGGCGTGGCGGCGGACGTCGGATCTGCCGGATCGCCTGGATCTGGCGTCGGCGGGCTAACACTGCGCCTCGCCGAGTATGGCGGAACCCTGACAGCCGGACCCGACGACGGCTGGTACCTGCTGCACGCGGAGCTGCCGCGCTAGGCTCCGGCACGGTCAGTGCTGCGGATTGAGCAGAGGTTCGCTCAGAGATTCCGCTGATCCTGCCGATTCCGATTCCGATACTGACATCGAGGCAGGGTAGTAAAGCTCTTACACCCACCCGGCATCGCGAGCGATCCGGACCGCGTCCGTCCGGTTCCGCGCGTTCAGCTTCCCCACGATCGCCGTGAGCACGTTCCGCACCGTCCCCGTCGACAGGTGCAGCGTGGCGGCGATCTCGGGCGGCTCGGCGCCGCCGGCCAGCTCCCGCAGGACGTCCCGTTCGCGCGGCGTCAGCGGGTTCTCGGCGAGGTCCCAGGCGGTGACCGCGAGCGTCGGGTCGAGCACCCGACCGCCGGCGGCGACGGTGCGGATGGCGGCGGTCAGCTCCTCCGGTGGCGCCGTCTTCAGCAGGAAGCCGTCCACCTTCGCCTCCAGCGCGCGGCGCAGCATGCCGGGGCGGCCGTTGGACGTCAGCATCAGGGTGCGGCAGGTCGGCAGCTGCTCCTTCAGCCGCGCCGCCGCCTCGAGCCCGTCGATGGTCCCGGGCATGTCGATGTCCAGCAGCGCCACGTCCGGCGCGAACACCAGCGCCTGCGGCACCACCTCGTCGCCGGTCGCGGTCTGCGCCACGACCCGCAGGTCCGGCTCCAGCTCCAGCAGGGCGGCCAGGGCGCCGCGCACCACGAGCTGGTCCTCGGCCAACAACAGTCGGATCACGTCACGACGATACCCGTGACGAGGTCACGGGTGATCGATGACGCCGTCTCTGGGGAACGAACCCGCAGCTCGGCAGGCTTGTCGGTATGAACGAGGCGATCACACGGACGGTCCCGGAGGCGATCACGCTCCAGGCCGTCAGCAAGGTCTACGGCAAGGGACGCGGGGCGGTCGCGGCACTGCGCGAGGTCTCGGTCGGGCTGCCCAAGGGCGGCTTCACCGCGATCATGGGCCCGTCCGGATCCGGCAAGAGCACCTTCCTGCACTGTGCCGCCGGGCTGGACCGGCCGAGCGCGGGCACCGTCAAACTCGGCGGGACCGACTTGTCAGGGCTCAGCGACACCAAGCTGACCGAGCTGCGCCGCGAGC
This window harbors:
- a CDS encoding response regulator, producing the protein MTALRVVIADDQVLVRTGFRMILMSEGIDVVGEAANGEEALRVVRETRPDVVLMDIRMPGMDGLEATRLIMAENAAAITSAIDAPRETPRIIILTTFDLDQYVYAAITAGASGFLLKDVSPEHLVAAVHMVRAGDAMLAPAITRRLVERFAVPTVNPRTEALHKDLATLTPREREVLGLLGRGLSNAELAARFHLSEATVKTHVARILAKLNLRDRAQAVVVAYETGLIKPGVA
- a CDS encoding ATP-dependent Clp protease ATP-binding subunit; this translates as MSMSSYGGFFDRSDDPFNDLLNRFFGMSPEFSPPRVQRVPIGQLLTDSARELISTASQRAGQDGSSDLDTEHLLWAATQVEPTRGILAAANVDPDRLAQTIKKSLPASGSTPSAEPGLTPAAKRVLMRAHELSRSSGSTYIGPQHILAALTEDQDSGAGHVLNTTQVDAKDLGKRITKASRAEGMPTGPEQPSDTPTLDEYGRDMTEDAKAGKLDPVVGRADEIEQTVEVLSRRTKNNPVLIGDPGVGKTAIVEGLAQRIVSGDVPTTLEGKRVVMLDLAALVAGSKYRGEFEERLKNVIDEVGKAADSTILFIDELHTVVGAGSGGEGSMDAGNIMKPALSRGELNVIGATTIDEYRKNIEKDAALERRFQPVLIAEPTVEETIEILEGLRDRYEAHHGVKFTDEALAAAALMSDRYISDRFLPDKAIDLIDQAGARIRLRNLGKSTEAIEREDKLAKLTRERDEAVSAENYDRAKDLKARIEELNDEVATIEERREGTLKVTEKDIAEVVSRRTGIPVAQLNEDERTRLLKLEDALHDRVVGQEEAVTAIAEAVRRSRAGMGDPNRPTGSFLFLGPTGVGKTELAKALAELLFGDEDRLIRFDMSEFQEKHTVSRLLGSPPGYVGYEEAGQLTERVRRKPYSVILFDEVEKAHPDIFNTLLQVLDDGRLTDAQGRTVDFRHTVVIMTSNIGSQLILAHMGDTDEIRDQLMDQVRSFFPPEFINRLDEVVIFHSLGKPEMGNIVDLMLDSSRRRLKAQELGLEVTEKAKNWLVERGYKPEFGARPLRRTIQSELDNKVATLLLSGDTHPGDTIVADEADDHLVCTVKHEDEPVGAGASGAAG
- a CDS encoding UBP-type zinc finger domain-containing protein produces the protein MSIPGVDPSVPPSGTGCVECDESGGWWVHLRRCAQCGHVGCCDNSPEQHGRKHAASSGHSMITSFEPGEDWFYDFSNDNFYESGPELAPPDSHPADQPVPGPKGRVPVDWQTKMNA
- a CDS encoding HD domain-containing protein, with translation MDRIERGQLKVMPIHAVTEVYGEAGLRMLFEIESEAFPDEERATLLRAERVASRLHAADKRVREPYANHLLRVAIRIVRHYHVHDVEVLCAALLHDAVEDHPRDLADLASDAERGAGEREAALTMLGRAFTPRVADLIAAVTNPDYDPERDRQEQYREHVVESLEAHPWARVIKLSDFTDNGVGIIHTTGPKVRKASAKYAPLVPQLREFALCADTPLDDDVKQHIASQLDLAAERFRAILE
- a CDS encoding MFS transporter, translating into MSSTIEAGVGTEDIRKDTVFGRIGGALREREFRWWFAGQITSASGVMAQGVALSWWMLQRTGDAVWLSVLTVCTMGPTLIGGAWAGAVVDHADRRRLLIGTQTVLMGIAAALTVLAATDTLAVWNVLVASVLAGTTMAVDSPARQVYVVDLVGADGVASAVGLWEVALNTSRVVGPGLGGALLAGPGATACFGVNAFSYLAPLIVLLRMKPRTTAQVRTRGRARGAARDGIRYAFRSPVIRALLPMSTASGLIFGMGIALPPLVQRALHQGGGGYGAMMAAFGVGGLPGALLAAAQPEPTGRRVRWLALATAAAVIGTAVAPVMAVALVGMVALGLTSIWFIASANTLAQLRCAPDMRGRVMSLWGVAMMGTAPITGFGVAAVVQYVGPREGFSISGIALGLAAVVGWRALRD
- a CDS encoding sensor histidine kinase, which gives rise to MGITGSDSPPRLARGLVFAVAAALLSVHLIKAVGRIPSDPAAGLTIIAACLAILALEFQPLSWRRVVAQLACGFVAVVPAGASVGLLAVPVGSVFLQGLWPLVLPVLGATAWVHAVRTDSARDTVDMCATVLLGGMVLYAVTTLAAFAARVHETRLTLAAAAVTTERLRIAEGLDADLSSGLTRIRDLAAKGDPDVLDGLLADARATLAATRATAADLRSLSLAPESASARALLQSAGIGADVVTGHTEPLGPAGTVLATVLREAVTAVVRVGDARHCQIVTGEAAGQVTLRVVSDGVRTAALGTDVLDGLAERVRASGGRLAAGLEADGRFAVEASVPATPSAAEPVDTPELRRASVLYYVLLAAFCVRTLLYVPAALIAPALLVLAVLCTLQVVYSVRDEKRHSEAALVLFAALTFAPMHAFGQNWIASLGLLTGSLLVALPLPLAVPVVAAALGVGGLLAAADGTSALLAMLNALVTCLIVYGMLRLARLVRELQQANDGLARAAVVGERLRAARDLHDLLGHGLAAILLKAELARRLRSTDPARCLAEIRDVERLAAQGESELRALTGGSRELSFGDELASASAVLAAADVVVEVDGDELSLPPDAGAVLGVVLREAVTNVLRHSTARHARIAVTMTESAVRLEVENDGVAADVGSAGSPGSGVGGLTLRLAEYGGTLTAGPDDGWYLLHAELPR
- a CDS encoding response regulator transcription factor, with translation MIRLLLAEDQLVVRGALAALLELEPDLRVVAQTATGDEVVPQALVFAPDVALLDIDMPGTIDGLEAAARLKEQLPTCRTLMLTSNGRPGMLRRALEAKVDGFLLKTAPPEELTAAIRTVAAGGRVLDPTLAVTAWDLAENPLTPRERDVLRELAGGAEPPEIAATLHLSTGTVRNVLTAIVGKLNARNRTDAVRIARDAGWV